A genomic region of Arachis stenosperma cultivar V10309 chromosome 9, arast.V10309.gnm1.PFL2, whole genome shotgun sequence contains the following coding sequences:
- the LOC130948118 gene encoding protein FAR-RED IMPAIRED RESPONSE 1 isoform X1: MVDALNEVQRSGNAFVIPAKRDAVLFEGDKDLEPHNGIEFESHEAAYSFYQEYAKSMGFTTSIKNSRRSKKTKEFIDAKFACSRYGVTPESDSGSSRRPSVKKTDCKACMHVKRRSEGKWIIHEFIKEHNHELLPALAYHFRIHRNVKLAEKNNIDILHAVSERTRKMYVEMSRQSGGCRNTGSLLGDTNDQFDRGRQLALDEGDAHFILEYFKRIQKENPYFFYAIDLNEEQRLRNLFWVDAKSRNDYLSFNDAVSFDTTYIKSNDKLPFAPFIGVNHHSQPILLGCALLADETKPTFVWLMKTWLRAMGGQAPKIIITDQDKALKTAIEEVFPNARHCFALWQILERIPENLSSVIKQYKNFLRKLNKCIFKSWTDEEFDMRWWKMVTRFELQDDLWCQSLYEDRKKWVPTYMGDTFLAGMSTPQRSESMNSFFDKYIHKKITLKEFVKQYGLILQNRYEEEAIADFDTLHKQPALRSPSPWEKQMSTVYTHAIFKKFQVEVLGVAGCQSRTEPGDGPITKFIVQDYEKDEEFLVTWNELSSDVSCFCRLFEYKGILCRHALSVLQRCGCSSVPPHYVMKRWTKDAKSREPMADRTQKVQTRVQRYNDLCKRAIDLSEEGSLSEESYSVVFRTLVDTLKNCVYVNNSNNNGAETSNNSFSVHEAEENQGTLQLKASKKRGTARKRKVQSDQEVMLVDTQDSLQQMDNLSSDTITLNGYYGTQQSMQGLQVRLNLMEPPHDGYYVNQQNMQGLGPLNSMAPSHDGFFGTQQSIHGLGGQLEFRPATSFGYSLQDEPDPLFHGSSSRNT, translated from the exons ATGGTTGATGCTTTGAATGAAGTGCAACGCAGCGGCAATGCATTTGTTATTCCTGCTAAGAGGGATGCTGTATTGTTTGAAGGAGACAAAGATTTAGAGCCACACAATGGGATTGAATTTGAATCTCATGAAGCAGCATATTCATTTTATCAGGAATATGCCAAATCAATGGGATTCACAACTTCGATCAAGAATAGCAGACGctcaaagaaaacaaaagaatttaTTGATGCCAAATTTGCGTGCTCTCGGTATGGCGTTACACCTGAGTCTGACAGCGGGAGCAGTCGAAGACCCAGTGTAAAGAAGACAGATTGCAAAGCCTGCATGCATGTGAAAAGAAGGTCAGAAGGGAAGTGGATCATTCATGAATTTATAAAGGAACACAACCATGAACTCTTACCGGCTTTGGCATATCATTTTCGTATTCATAGGAATGTCAAGTTAGCTGAAAAGAATAATATTGATATTTTGCATGCTGTTAGTGAACGAACCAGAAAAATGTATGTTGAGATGTCTAGGCAGTCTGGTGGGTGTCGAAATACTGGATCCCTCTTGGGGGACACAAATGATCAGTTTGACAGAGGCCGACAGCTGGCTTTGGATGAGGGAGATGCCCATTTCATATTGGAGTATTTTAAGCGCATCCAAAAGGAGAACCCCTATTTCTTCTATGCTATCGATTTAAATGAAGAGCAACGTTTAAGGAATCTGTTCTGGGTTGATGCAAAAAGTAGGAACGATTATCTTAGCTTTAATGATGCAGTCTCATTTGATACCACTTACATCAAAAGCAATGATAAGTTACCATTTGCTCCTTTCATTGGGGTGAATCATCACTCTCAACCTATATTGCTTGGGTGTGCTTTGCTTGCAGATGAGACCAAGCCAACATTTGTCTGGTTAATGAAGACATGGCTTAGAGCGATGGGAGGGCAAGCTCCCAAAATTATAATTACTGATCAGGACAAAGCCTTGAAGACAGCAATTGAAGAAGTCTTCCCAAATGCGAGACATTGCTTTGCCCTTTGGCAGATACTTGAAAGGATACCTGAAAATCTATCTTCTGTGATCAAGCAGTATAAGAACTTCTTGCGAAAGTTAAACAAGTGCATTTTTAAGTCATGGACTGATGAAGAGTTTGACATGAGATGGTGGAAAATGGTCACTAGATTTGAACTTCAAGATGATCTATGGTGTCAATCACTGTATGAAGATCGGAAAAAGTGGGTGCCAACTTATATGGGGGATACTTTTTTAGCTGGAATGTCTACACCTCAGCGTTCTGAAAGTATGAACTCTTTCTTTGACAAATACATACACAAGAAAATCACCCTTAAAGAGTTTGTGAAACAATATGGGTTAATCCTTCAGAATAGGTATGAAGAGGAGGCAATTGCAGATTTTGATACATTGCACAAGCAGCCAGCACTCAGATCTCCTTCACCTTGGGAAAAACAAATGTCAACGGTTTATACACATGCTATATTTAAGAAATTCCAAGTTGAAGTTTTGGGTGTAGCTGGCTGTCAATCTAGAACAGAGCCTGGTGATGGACCAATTACAAAGTTTATAGTTCAAGATTATGAGAAAGATGAAGAGTTTTTGGTTACATGGAATGAATTGAGCTCAGATGTCTCTTGCTTCTGTCGATTGTTTGAATATAAAGGTATCCTTTGCAGGCATGCGTTAAGCGTTCTCCAACGTTGTGGTTGTTCAAGTGTTCCACCTCATTATGTTATGAAAAGATGGACGAAAGATGCCAAAAGTAGGGAACCCATGGCAGATAGGACTCAGAAAGTACAAACAAGGGTGCAGCGTTATAATGATTTGTGTAAACGTGCTATTGATTTGAGTGAAGAAGGATCACTGTCTGAAGAGAGCTATAGTGTTGTTTTCCGTACACTTGTTGATACCCTGAAGAACTGTGTATATGTAAATAATTCTAACAACAATGGTGCAGAAACTAGCAACAATTCTTTTTCCGTTCATGAAGCAGAAGAAAATCAGGGCACCCTTCAATTGAAAGCAAGTAAGAAGAGGGGCACTGCTAGGAAAAGAAAG GTGCAGTCAGATCAGGAAGTTATGCTTGTTGACACACAAGATAGCCTGCAGCAAATG GATAATCTAAGCTCAGACACAATAACACTCAATGGATACTATGGTACCCAGCAGAGCATGCAAGGACTG CAGGTACGGTTGAACTTAATGGAGCCGCCTCATGATGGTTACTATGTCAATCAACAGAATATGCAAGGCTTG GGTCCCTTGAATTCTATGGCTCCTAGCCATGATGGGTTTTTTGGAACTCAGCAAAGCATTCATGGGCTG GGAGGGCAACTGGAATTCCGCCCTGCTACTTCTTTTGGATATAGCCTTCAG GATGAGCCTGATCCTCTGTTCCATGGCAGTAGTTCTAGAAATACTTAG
- the LOC130948112 gene encoding 40S ribosomal protein S29, with product MGHSNVWNSHPKNYGPGSRTCRVCGNPHGLIRKYGLMCCRQCFRSNAKEIGFIKYR from the exons ATGGGTCACTCCAACGTTTGGAACTCTCACCCCAAGAACTACGGTCCTGGTTCTCGCACCTG CCGTGTGTGTGGAAACCCCCATGGATTGATCAGGAAGTATGGGCTCATGTGCTGCAGGCAGTGCTTCCGCAGCAACGCTAAGGAAATCGGATTCATCAAG TACCGCTGA
- the LOC130948119 gene encoding leucine-rich repeat protein 2-like, with protein MASFTPFSLLFLLLLQNPFLSLSSNSEGNALHALRSRLSDPNNVLQSWDPTLVNPCTWFHVTCDSNNHVIRLDLGNSNISGTLGPELGQLHHLQYLELYRNELSGKIPEELGKLKKLISMDLYGNKLEGRIPKSFGKLKSLKFLRLNDNKLSGTIPRELTHLKNLKIFDVSNNDLCGTIPVDGNFGSFPMESFENNRLNGPELKGLVPYDFGC; from the exons ATGGCATCCTTCACTCCCTTCTCACTATTATTTCTGCTGCTTCTCCAAAATCCCTTCCTATCTCTCTCATCCAACTCCGAAG GGAATGCACTGCATGCTCTGAGAAGCAGGCTTTCTGACCCAAACAACGTGCTTCAGAGCTGGGACCCAACCCTGGTTAATCCCTGTACTTGGTTCCATGTTACCTGTGACTCCAACAATCACGTTATTCGCTT AGACTTGGGCAATTCTAACATTTCTGGAACTCTGGGCCCAGAACTTGGCCAGTTACACCATCTCCAGTACCT GGAACTCTATAGGAATGAATTATCAGGAAAGATTCCTGAGGAACTTGGCAAGTTGAAGAAACTTATTAGCATGGATTTGTATGGTAACAAATTGGAGGGGAGAATCCCAAAGTCATTTGGCAAGTTGAAGTCACTTAAATTCCT GCGGCTAAATGATAACAAGTTGTCAGGAACAATACCAAGAGAACTCACTCATCTTAAGAATCTCAAAATCTT TGATGTCTCTAATAACGACCTCTGTGGAACAATACCAGTAGATGGCAACTTCGGATCTTTCCCAATGGAAAG CTTTGAGAACAACAGACTTAATGGTCCTGAGCTGAAAGGACTAGTTCCCTATGATTTTGGATGCTGA
- the LOC130948770 gene encoding uncharacterized protein LOC130948770: protein MSAALLKNPARIPYALMQRRFIAPTRAPSSPFPFLCKNLQSRPYLQLLKPREYKISPYLFSSSFCSSSSSTTATTASASLAKVGFVGWYLGMVKSWPILTKSVTSALIYIAADLSAQTIVRQSQDSYDFVRTLRMAGYGMIILGPTLHFWFNFVSKLFPKRDLLSTLKKMVMGQTIYGPAMTIVFFSLNARLQGETSTEIAARLKRDFLPTFLSGVMYWPFCDFITYRFVPVHLQPLVTNSFSYLWTIYMTYMASLEKAKTAS from the exons ATGAGTGCCGCTTTGTTGAAGAACCCCGCTAGGATTCCCTATGCTTTGATGCAGAGGCGCTTCATTGCTCCAACGAGAgctccttcttctccttttccttttctctgCAAGAACTTGCAGTCCAGGCCTTATCTTCAGCTGCTGAAACCCAGAGAATATAAGATATCCCCATATTTGTTCTCTTCATCattttgttcttcatcatcttctacAACTGCTACAACTGCATCGGCTTCACTTGCCAAGGTTGGCTTTGTGGGTTGGTATTTGGGGATGGTCAAGTCCTGGCCCATTCTCACCAAAAGTGTTACTTCTGCTCTCATTTACATCGCTGCTGATTTATCCGCTCAG ACTATAGTGCGGCAATCACAAGATTCTTATGATTTCGTAAGGACTTTACGCATGGCAGGATATGGCATGATCATTTTAGGACCAACACTCCATTTCTGGTTCAATTTTGTGTCAAAGCTTTTCCCAAAAAGGGATCTTTTGTCTACATTGAAGAAGATGGTCATGGGCCAGACAATTTATGGACCTGCAATGACTattgttttcttctccttgaATGCTCGATTGCAGG GTGAAACTAGCACAGAGATTGCTGCACGTTTAAAGCGTGATTTTCTTCCTACATTCTTAAGTGGAGTTATGTACTGGCCATTTTGTGATTTTATTACATATAGATTCGTTCCAGTCCATTTACAG CCACTCGTCACTAACTCATTTTCTTACTTGTGGACCATTTATATGACCTACATGGCAAGCCTAGAGAAAGCAAAGACTGCTTCCTGA
- the LOC130950206 gene encoding extensin-like — translation MGKKVIAKRAPREKIHKLPGYPRPSTCSQDTTFTPSLFPPTSPPRTDPMARTKTTPRYPASAKPTPPPKATPSKPASSKPGSSKPSSSKGKRPATEEPVPEPPQPRARSVPVRPQRGKTRVPLKSVSEPDIGPFDHKAHFLTSHSNYNPYRFKSAMNNDFYEGVSRIVLCVHLF, via the coding sequence ATGGGAAAGAAAGTCATTGCTAAAAGAGCACCTCGTGAGAAAATCCATAAACTTCCAGGATATCCTAGACCATCAACTTGTTCTCAAGACACCACTTTTACTCCTTCACTTTTTCCTCCTACATCTCCTCCTCGAACTGACCCCATGGCTCGTACCAAGACCACTCCAAGGTATCCTGCCTCTGCCAAACCGACACCACCACCAAAAGCGACGCCTTCCAAACCTGCCTCTTCAAAACCTGGCTCTTCAAAGCCATCCTCATCCAAAGGGAAGCGTCCGGCGACGGAGGAACCTGTTCCCGAGCCACCACAACCCAGGGCAAGGTCAGTTCCTGTGCGCCCACAGAGAGGTAAAACTCGAGTTCCTCTCAAATCAGTTAGTGAACCTGACATTGGGCCGTTTGATCACAAAGCTCACTTTTTGACCTCTCACTCGAACTATAACCCTTATAGATTCAAATCTGCCATGAACAATGATTTTTATGAAGGGGTATCCAGGATCGTACTCTGTGTCCATCTTTTCTAG
- the LOC130948769 gene encoding uncharacterized protein LOC130948769, with protein sequence MILRRLGDMTISKRKYTRVDTLELKALLGRRVGHQRADKYFDQLRRLFSSKISKSEFDRVCIMVIGRENIPLHNQFIRAILKNACLAKVPPPKPRGSARVGSVSSVEVSNGRQSSSILTPSGDALSRLAAQDPKFKARQNSLGKQQSLASDEFAFKTQEQQSATELNSLDSRAPVSVEDGEEVRQTAGSPGIQSRSPVTAPLGISMNLGCNRKLASNVSLCSKYYPETCHSMGDLPDTRSLRSRLEQKLEKEGLTVTVDCVNLLNNALDSYMKRLIESSLVFAGSRVGNEQIRLPSRQLINSNGMLPRRYMQTAPRLAKASILDFCLAMELNPQVLGPDWPMQLERISIRASEE encoded by the coding sequence ATGATTCTGAGAAGACTTGGTGACATGACGATATCCAAAAGGAAGTACACTCGAGTCGACACTTTGGAGCTGAAGGCACTACTTGGCCGGAGGGTTGGTCATCAGAGAGCTGACAAGTACTTTGATCAACTCAGAAGATTGTTCAGTTCAAAGATCAGCAAATCAGAGTTCGACAGGGTTTGCATCATGGTCATTGGGAGGGAAAACATCCCTCTTCACAACCAGTTCATTAGGGCAATTCTCAAGAATGCTTGTCTCGCCAAAGTCCCGCCGCCGAAGCCGAGAGGTTCTGCCAGAGTGGGAAGTGTTTCCAGTGTGGAAGTTTCTAATGGGAGGCAAAGCAGCTCTATCCTAACACCATCAGGGGATGCATTATCCCGGTTAGCTGCACAAGATCCCAAGTTCAAAGCCCGCCAAAATTCTCTTGGCAAGCAACAAAGTCTGGCATCTGATGAATTTGCCTTCAAGACACAAGAGCAGCAGAGTGCAACTGAACTGAATTCCCTTGACAGTAGAGCTCCTGTTTCTGTTGAAGATGGAGAAGAAGTTAGACAAACGGCTGGAAGCCCCGGCATCCAAAGCAGGAGCCCAGTTACAGCACCCCTTGGTATATCCATGAATTTAGGTTGCAATCGGAAGCTTGCATCAAATGTATCTTTATGTAGTAAATATTATCCCGAGACCTGTCACAGCATGGGAGATCTCCCCGACACGAGATCTTTGAGGAGTCGGTTAGAGCAGAAGTTGGAGAAGGAAGGTTTAACTGTCACAGTGGATTGTGTAAATCTTTTGAATAATGCATTGGATTCatatatgaagaggttgattgAATCCTCCCTGGTTTTCGCTGGGTCAAGAGTTGGAAACGAGCAAATAAGGCTGCCGAGTCGACAGCTGATTAATTCAAACGGAATGCTACCAAGAAGGTACATGCAAACAGCACCTAGATTGGCCAAAGCATCAATCTTGGATTTTTGTCTTGCGATGGAGCTAAATCCGCAAGTTCTTGGACCAGATTGGCCGATGCAGCTTGAGAGGATTTCCATACGTGCTTCTGAAGAATGA
- the LOC130948118 gene encoding protein FAR-RED IMPAIRED RESPONSE 1 isoform X2 yields the protein MVDALNEVQRSGNAFVIPAKRDAVLFEGDKDLEPHNGIEFESHEAAYSFYQEYAKSMGFTTSIKNSRRSKKTKEFIDAKFACSRYGVTPESDSGSSRRPSVKKTDCKACMHVKRRSEGKWIIHEFIKEHNHELLPALAYHFRIHRNVKLAEKNNIDILHAVSERTRKMYVEMSRQSGGCRNTGSLLGDTNDQFDRGRQLALDEGDAHFILEYFKRIQKENPYFFYAIDLNEEQRLRNLFWVDAKSRNDYLSFNDAVSFDTTYIKSNDKLPFAPFIGVNHHSQPILLGCALLADETKPTFVWLMKTWLRAMGGQAPKIIITDQDKALKTAIEEVFPNARHCFALWQILERIPENLSSVIKQYKNFLRKLNKCIFKSWTDEEFDMRWWKMVTRFELQDDLWCQSLYEDRKKWVPTYMGDTFLAGMSTPQRSESMNSFFDKYIHKKITLKEFVKQYGLILQNRYEEEAIADFDTLHKQPALRSPSPWEKQMSTVYTHAIFKKFQVEVLGVAGCQSRTEPGDGPITKFIVQDYEKDEEFLVTWNELSSDVSCFCRLFEYKGILCRHALSVLQRCGCSSVPPHYVMKRWTKDAKSREPMADRTQKVQTRVQRYNDLCKRAIDLSEEGSLSEESYSVVFRTLVDTLKNCVYVNNSNNNGAETSNNSFSVHEAEENQGTLQLKASKKRGTARKRKVQSDQEVMLVDTQDSLQQMDNLSSDTITLNGYYGTQQSMQGLVRLNLMEPPHDGYYVNQQNMQGLGPLNSMAPSHDGFFGTQQSIHGLGGQLEFRPATSFGYSLQDEPDPLFHGSSSRNT from the exons ATGGTTGATGCTTTGAATGAAGTGCAACGCAGCGGCAATGCATTTGTTATTCCTGCTAAGAGGGATGCTGTATTGTTTGAAGGAGACAAAGATTTAGAGCCACACAATGGGATTGAATTTGAATCTCATGAAGCAGCATATTCATTTTATCAGGAATATGCCAAATCAATGGGATTCACAACTTCGATCAAGAATAGCAGACGctcaaagaaaacaaaagaatttaTTGATGCCAAATTTGCGTGCTCTCGGTATGGCGTTACACCTGAGTCTGACAGCGGGAGCAGTCGAAGACCCAGTGTAAAGAAGACAGATTGCAAAGCCTGCATGCATGTGAAAAGAAGGTCAGAAGGGAAGTGGATCATTCATGAATTTATAAAGGAACACAACCATGAACTCTTACCGGCTTTGGCATATCATTTTCGTATTCATAGGAATGTCAAGTTAGCTGAAAAGAATAATATTGATATTTTGCATGCTGTTAGTGAACGAACCAGAAAAATGTATGTTGAGATGTCTAGGCAGTCTGGTGGGTGTCGAAATACTGGATCCCTCTTGGGGGACACAAATGATCAGTTTGACAGAGGCCGACAGCTGGCTTTGGATGAGGGAGATGCCCATTTCATATTGGAGTATTTTAAGCGCATCCAAAAGGAGAACCCCTATTTCTTCTATGCTATCGATTTAAATGAAGAGCAACGTTTAAGGAATCTGTTCTGGGTTGATGCAAAAAGTAGGAACGATTATCTTAGCTTTAATGATGCAGTCTCATTTGATACCACTTACATCAAAAGCAATGATAAGTTACCATTTGCTCCTTTCATTGGGGTGAATCATCACTCTCAACCTATATTGCTTGGGTGTGCTTTGCTTGCAGATGAGACCAAGCCAACATTTGTCTGGTTAATGAAGACATGGCTTAGAGCGATGGGAGGGCAAGCTCCCAAAATTATAATTACTGATCAGGACAAAGCCTTGAAGACAGCAATTGAAGAAGTCTTCCCAAATGCGAGACATTGCTTTGCCCTTTGGCAGATACTTGAAAGGATACCTGAAAATCTATCTTCTGTGATCAAGCAGTATAAGAACTTCTTGCGAAAGTTAAACAAGTGCATTTTTAAGTCATGGACTGATGAAGAGTTTGACATGAGATGGTGGAAAATGGTCACTAGATTTGAACTTCAAGATGATCTATGGTGTCAATCACTGTATGAAGATCGGAAAAAGTGGGTGCCAACTTATATGGGGGATACTTTTTTAGCTGGAATGTCTACACCTCAGCGTTCTGAAAGTATGAACTCTTTCTTTGACAAATACATACACAAGAAAATCACCCTTAAAGAGTTTGTGAAACAATATGGGTTAATCCTTCAGAATAGGTATGAAGAGGAGGCAATTGCAGATTTTGATACATTGCACAAGCAGCCAGCACTCAGATCTCCTTCACCTTGGGAAAAACAAATGTCAACGGTTTATACACATGCTATATTTAAGAAATTCCAAGTTGAAGTTTTGGGTGTAGCTGGCTGTCAATCTAGAACAGAGCCTGGTGATGGACCAATTACAAAGTTTATAGTTCAAGATTATGAGAAAGATGAAGAGTTTTTGGTTACATGGAATGAATTGAGCTCAGATGTCTCTTGCTTCTGTCGATTGTTTGAATATAAAGGTATCCTTTGCAGGCATGCGTTAAGCGTTCTCCAACGTTGTGGTTGTTCAAGTGTTCCACCTCATTATGTTATGAAAAGATGGACGAAAGATGCCAAAAGTAGGGAACCCATGGCAGATAGGACTCAGAAAGTACAAACAAGGGTGCAGCGTTATAATGATTTGTGTAAACGTGCTATTGATTTGAGTGAAGAAGGATCACTGTCTGAAGAGAGCTATAGTGTTGTTTTCCGTACACTTGTTGATACCCTGAAGAACTGTGTATATGTAAATAATTCTAACAACAATGGTGCAGAAACTAGCAACAATTCTTTTTCCGTTCATGAAGCAGAAGAAAATCAGGGCACCCTTCAATTGAAAGCAAGTAAGAAGAGGGGCACTGCTAGGAAAAGAAAG GTGCAGTCAGATCAGGAAGTTATGCTTGTTGACACACAAGATAGCCTGCAGCAAATG GATAATCTAAGCTCAGACACAATAACACTCAATGGATACTATGGTACCCAGCAGAGCATGCAAGGACTG GTACGGTTGAACTTAATGGAGCCGCCTCATGATGGTTACTATGTCAATCAACAGAATATGCAAGGCTTG GGTCCCTTGAATTCTATGGCTCCTAGCCATGATGGGTTTTTTGGAACTCAGCAAAGCATTCATGGGCTG GGAGGGCAACTGGAATTCCGCCCTGCTACTTCTTTTGGATATAGCCTTCAG GATGAGCCTGATCCTCTGTTCCATGGCAGTAGTTCTAGAAATACTTAG